A genomic stretch from Chitinophaga agri includes:
- a CDS encoding ATP-binding protein: protein MLVSFVTGALLLIAIMLIGEVKDNGGIAKVYGAVLAVLILLSIAALAGCIIRRLRKQHRLTIQQDISDRKTREAAFSIRGMMQLIQTLFAERVKSKGLSLQVIFDPILPDTMIGDATRLTQILVNLIGNALKYTENGEITVIVNGEHRTATSIRLRCYISDTGIGISKEKLPYIFEHFKQTQEAMLPDYGDPGLGLANVKDLVILQDGDITVDSEVGKGTTFSFSIPYHIADEPLFRYIHPAYIRGVSKGDRQYEKTVTGQFIALIPKRLIELREALQANDRHQLSLIAQDMKTSMAAMGVTGVVIELLNEVSGVPLNEMEKKIALIEEICTAAVREAVMFNETLAE, encoded by the coding sequence ATGCTTGTTTCGTTTGTCACAGGTGCCTTGTTGCTGATCGCCATCATGTTAATTGGTGAGGTGAAAGATAATGGTGGAATAGCAAAGGTTTACGGTGCGGTGCTGGCAGTACTTATCCTCCTGAGCATTGCCGCCCTCGCAGGATGTATCATCAGACGTCTTAGAAAGCAGCATCGTCTCACCATACAGCAGGATATTTCGGATAGGAAGACCAGGGAAGCAGCTTTCAGTATACGCGGTATGATGCAGTTGATCCAGACACTGTTTGCAGAAAGGGTGAAAAGTAAGGGACTCTCCCTGCAGGTGATCTTCGATCCTATATTGCCGGATACTATGATCGGAGATGCTACGCGCCTTACGCAGATACTGGTCAATCTCATTGGTAATGCACTTAAATATACCGAAAATGGAGAGATCACTGTGATTGTGAATGGTGAACACAGAACAGCAACATCCATCCGCTTGCGTTGCTATATATCTGATACAGGTATTGGTATCAGTAAAGAAAAGTTGCCTTATATCTTTGAACATTTTAAGCAGACGCAGGAGGCGATGCTCCCTGATTACGGTGATCCGGGATTAGGTCTTGCCAATGTGAAAGATCTGGTCATCTTGCAGGATGGAGACATTACCGTGGATAGCGAAGTAGGCAAGGGTACTACCTTTTCTTTCAGTATTCCCTATCATATCGCGGACGAGCCACTATTCCGGTATATTCACCCGGCATACATCAGAGGTGTCAGTAAGGGTGACCGGCAATATGAAAAAACGGTAACAGGGCAATTTATAGCACTCATACCTAAAAGGCTGATTGAATTGCGGGAGGCCTTACAGGCAAACGACCGGCACCAATTGTCGCTTATTGCACAGGATATGAAGACCAGCATGGCGGCGATGGGAGTGACGGGCGTTGTCATCGAATTACTCAATGAAGTGTCAGGTGTACCTTTGAATGAAATGGAAAAGAAGATCGCACTGATAGAAGAGATTTGTACCGCAGCCGTGAGAGAAGCGGTTATGTTTAACGAAACATTGGCAGAATGA